In one Corallococcus silvisoli genomic region, the following are encoded:
- a CDS encoding SAM-dependent methyltransferase — protein MSNLLDLPRQALMDLRSRLSHLPLVSHLHRRHAPNSLALSSPSPQDSVLADPERVDTWRRAVERYVRPNQVVVDVKAGTGLRTFLAAHQQPRRLYAVDDSRMLDTAQWVARRNRLDRIDFVREPMWQFQPPEKADVLLHELLGDALLDAGLVPRMLDLRTRLLKPGGRILPNRFEVFVEPVQLRDEACVPFIWTQHLPHVDFRCLQSLREAMSPSYFKRLVRSYEVDHLLCEPEPAFQFDLETMRADGLPSRVRIRRPVEEDGRVDGFCLFYKVAFDAELDFSVSPLRERNATAMTLLRVEPREFSRYDTLDFELELPNPSDPRTWRWQFT, from the coding sequence ATGTCGAACCTGCTCGACCTGCCACGGCAGGCGTTGATGGACCTGCGCTCGCGCCTCAGCCACCTGCCGCTGGTATCGCACCTGCATCGCCGTCACGCGCCCAACAGTCTGGCCCTCTCCAGTCCTTCACCGCAGGACTCGGTGCTGGCGGATCCGGAGCGCGTGGACACCTGGCGTCGCGCGGTGGAGCGCTACGTGCGCCCGAACCAGGTGGTGGTGGACGTGAAGGCCGGCACCGGCCTGCGCACCTTCCTCGCCGCGCACCAGCAGCCGCGCCGGCTGTACGCGGTGGACGACTCGCGCATGTTGGATACCGCGCAGTGGGTGGCCCGGCGCAACCGCCTGGACCGCATCGACTTCGTGCGGGAGCCCATGTGGCAGTTCCAGCCCCCAGAGAAGGCGGATGTGTTGTTGCATGAGCTGTTGGGGGACGCGCTGTTGGACGCGGGGCTCGTGCCCCGGATGCTGGACTTGCGGACGCGCCTGCTCAAGCCCGGGGGGCGCATCCTGCCCAACCGCTTCGAGGTCTTCGTGGAGCCGGTGCAGCTGCGCGACGAGGCGTGCGTCCCCTTCATCTGGACGCAGCACCTGCCCCACGTGGACTTCCGCTGCCTCCAGTCGCTGCGCGAGGCGATGAGCCCGTCGTACTTCAAGCGGCTGGTGCGCTCCTACGAGGTGGACCACCTCTTGTGCGAGCCGGAGCCCGCGTTCCAGTTCGACCTGGAGACGATGCGCGCGGATGGCCTGCCTTCGCGCGTGCGCATCCGGCGGCCGGTGGAGGAGGACGGACGGGTGGATGGCTTCTGCCTGTTCTACAAGGTCGCCTTCGACGCGGAGCTGGACTTCAGCGTGTCCCCGCTGCGCGAGCGCAACGCCACGGCGATGACGCTCTTGCGCGTGGAGCCTCGCGAGTTCAGCCGGTACGACACGCTGGACTTCGAGCTGGAGCTGCCGAACCCGTCCGACCCGCGCACCTGGCGGTGGCAGTTCACCTGA